Proteins from a genomic interval of Streptomyces fodineus:
- a CDS encoding DUF3105 domain-containing protein, producing MGSAKNSSAARKARIEEMRRTERARERRNRLLTIAASVVIVAGLVVGGVVLVNSQSGKKDTAGDSKSSGSSGDSGHWVTGKDGVQTWSGKLARTHVTAKVSYPMHPPVGGNHNPIWATCDGTVYTKALQDENAVHSLEHGAVWVTYTSKAKKADVDALAAKVKKTPYSLMSPYENQAEPLILSAWGHQVAVKSADDPEVNKFFAAYVQGPQTPEPGAACTSGAM from the coding sequence ATGGGTTCCGCCAAGAACAGCAGCGCGGCGCGCAAGGCGCGCATAGAGGAGATGCGCCGCACCGAGCGTGCGCGCGAACGCCGCAACCGCCTGCTCACCATCGCCGCGAGCGTGGTGATCGTCGCCGGCCTCGTGGTCGGCGGTGTGGTCCTCGTGAACTCCCAGTCCGGCAAGAAGGACACCGCGGGCGACTCCAAGAGCTCCGGGAGTTCCGGGGACTCGGGGCACTGGGTCACCGGCAAGGACGGCGTGCAGACCTGGAGCGGCAAGCTGGCGCGGACGCACGTGACGGCCAAGGTGTCGTACCCGATGCACCCGCCGGTCGGCGGCAACCACAACCCGATCTGGGCGACCTGTGACGGCACCGTCTACACCAAGGCGCTGCAGGACGAGAACGCCGTGCACTCGCTGGAGCACGGCGCGGTCTGGGTGACGTACACCAGCAAGGCGAAGAAGGCCGACGTCGACGCGCTCGCGGCGAAGGTGAAGAAGACGCCGTACTCGCTGATGAGCCCGTACGAGAACCAGGCGGAGCCGCTGATCCTGTCGGCCTGGGGCCACCAGGTGGCCGTCAAGAGCGCGGACGACCCCGAGGTGAACAAGTTCTTCGCCGCCTACGTCCAGGGCCCGCAGACCCCGGAGCCGGGCGCCGCCTGCACCAGCGGGGCGATGTAG
- a CDS encoding RrF2 family transcriptional regulator has product MRLLRSTDLALRVLMRLAVAGDATPTTRQVAADMDVPYTHAAKVVAELQHLGLVDARRGRGGGLTLTAEGRTASVGAVVRRFEGDGDVVDCEGPTPCPLNTGCRLRGALRRAQEAFFAALDPVTVAEIVAEPTGPLLLGISRGTLGG; this is encoded by the coding sequence ATGCGGCTCCTGCGCTCCACCGACCTGGCCCTGCGCGTCCTGATGCGACTGGCCGTGGCCGGCGACGCCACGCCCACCACCCGCCAGGTCGCGGCGGACATGGACGTGCCGTACACGCACGCCGCGAAGGTCGTCGCCGAACTCCAGCACCTGGGCCTCGTCGACGCCCGGCGCGGCCGGGGCGGCGGCCTCACCCTCACCGCCGAGGGCCGTACGGCGTCGGTCGGCGCGGTGGTGCGCCGCTTCGAGGGCGACGGTGACGTGGTCGACTGCGAGGGCCCGACCCCCTGCCCCCTGAACACCGGCTGCCGGCTGCGCGGCGCCCTGCGCCGGGCCCAGGAGGCGTTCTTCGCCGCGCTGGACCCGGTCACCGTCGCCGAGATCGTCGCCGAACCGACGGGCCCTCTGTTGCTGGGGATCTCGCGGGGCACGTTGGGCGGCTGA
- a CDS encoding FAD-dependent monooxygenase, translating into MITGRTWRRLVPDFRGAAFEALAELGILQEVRGHATGMRGTDLLDADGNRAGELPAEVFAGELEVPKRELTRILHARTADAVRYVFADSVNAIEQDADGVRVGFERGAPDTYDLVVGADGLYSAVRRLVFGPHGETVRYLGMSGVGFTAPNRLGLDHRGALWQNQGRTVYAFSAADPERMSVSLSFAGDSPKPDLLERAEQERITRERMAGAGWIVPRLLDDMSAAEDLYFSSACQVHLDRWSEGRVVLVGDAGYCAAPTSGMGTSQALIGARALARHLTESGEDHTKAFAAYEQELRPYVAENQETGREGARRFGAE; encoded by the coding sequence TTGATCACCGGGCGGACCTGGCGAAGGCTGGTCCCCGACTTCCGGGGCGCGGCCTTCGAGGCGCTGGCGGAGCTCGGGATTCTGCAGGAGGTGCGCGGGCATGCCACGGGGATGCGCGGCACCGACCTGCTGGACGCCGACGGCAACCGCGCGGGCGAACTGCCCGCCGAGGTCTTCGCCGGTGAACTGGAGGTGCCCAAACGGGAGTTGACCCGCATCCTGCACGCCCGTACGGCGGACGCGGTGCGCTATGTCTTCGCCGACTCGGTCAACGCGATCGAGCAGGACGCCGACGGGGTCCGGGTCGGCTTCGAACGCGGCGCCCCGGACACCTACGACCTGGTCGTCGGCGCCGACGGCCTCTACTCCGCGGTGCGCCGGCTGGTCTTCGGCCCGCACGGCGAGACGGTCCGGTACCTCGGCATGTCGGGCGTGGGCTTCACCGCGCCGAACCGGCTGGGCCTGGACCACCGGGGCGCGCTGTGGCAGAACCAGGGCCGGACGGTCTACGCCTTCAGCGCGGCCGACCCGGAGCGGATGTCCGTCAGCCTCTCCTTCGCCGGCGACTCGCCGAAGCCGGACCTGCTGGAGCGCGCGGAACAGGAGCGGATCACCCGGGAGCGGATGGCCGGCGCCGGCTGGATCGTGCCCCGCCTGCTGGACGACATGTCCGCCGCCGAGGACCTCTACTTCTCCTCTGCCTGCCAGGTCCACCTCGACCGCTGGTCCGAGGGCCGGGTCGTGCTGGTGGGCGACGCCGGCTACTGCGCCGCCCCCACCTCGGGCATGGGCACCTCCCAGGCCCTGATCGGCGCCCGCGCCCTCGCCCGGCACCTCACCGAGTCAGGCGAGGACCACACCAAGGCCTTCGCCGCCTATGAGCAGGAGCTGCGCCCGTACGTGGCGGAGAACCAGGAGACCGGCCGCGAGGGCGCCCGCCGCTTCGGCGCCGAATGA
- a CDS encoding globin domain-containing protein encodes MLSEPSAATVRATLPAVGAAIGEIAERFYARLFAAHPELLRDLFNRGNQASGAQKQALAGSIAAFATHLLEHPDTRPDAMLGRIAHKHASLGVAPGHYPVVHEHLFAAIVEVLGEAVTPEVAAAWDEVYWLMANALIAVEKRLYEESGSTERRPWEVVERVEETADVVTFRLRPADGGPVRGFRAGQYVSVQVELPDGARQIRQYSLSGAPGETLRQFSVKRVTGDDAPDGEVSNHLHARVRVGDVLDLSEPYGDLVLDAGAETPLLLASAGIGVTPMIAMLADLAGGGHRGPVTVVHGDRSPADHALRTDHETYAGKLPDASVHFFYDRDAGPGTRTGLVDLAGIAVPAGTRAYLCGPLPFMRAVRAQLIEKGVAPAGIHYEVFGPDLWPAQG; translated from the coding sequence ATGCTGTCCGAACCGTCCGCAGCCACCGTCCGCGCCACCCTTCCCGCCGTCGGCGCGGCCATCGGCGAGATCGCCGAGCGCTTCTACGCCCGGCTCTTCGCCGCCCACCCCGAACTGCTGCGCGACCTGTTCAACCGCGGCAACCAGGCCTCCGGCGCCCAGAAGCAGGCCCTCGCCGGCTCCATCGCCGCCTTCGCCACGCATCTGCTGGAACACCCGGACACCCGGCCCGACGCGATGCTCGGCCGCATCGCCCACAAGCACGCCTCCCTGGGCGTGGCCCCCGGGCACTACCCGGTGGTGCACGAGCACCTCTTCGCCGCCATCGTCGAGGTCCTCGGCGAGGCCGTCACGCCCGAGGTGGCCGCCGCCTGGGACGAGGTCTACTGGCTGATGGCGAACGCGCTCATCGCCGTCGAGAAGCGGCTGTACGAGGAGAGCGGCAGCACCGAGCGGCGGCCGTGGGAGGTCGTGGAGCGCGTCGAGGAGACGGCGGACGTCGTCACCTTCCGGCTGCGCCCGGCCGACGGCGGCCCGGTGCGCGGCTTCCGCGCCGGCCAGTACGTCTCCGTCCAGGTCGAGCTGCCCGACGGCGCCCGGCAGATACGCCAGTACAGCCTCTCGGGCGCGCCGGGCGAGACGCTCCGCCAGTTCAGCGTCAAGCGGGTCACCGGCGACGACGCGCCCGACGGCGAGGTCTCGAACCACCTCCACGCGCGCGTGCGCGTCGGCGACGTCCTGGACCTCTCCGAGCCCTACGGCGACCTCGTCCTGGACGCCGGCGCCGAGACCCCCCTGCTGCTCGCCTCCGCCGGCATCGGCGTGACCCCGATGATCGCGATGCTGGCCGACCTCGCGGGCGGCGGCCACCGCGGTCCGGTCACCGTCGTGCACGGCGACCGCTCCCCCGCCGACCACGCCCTGCGCACCGACCACGAGACGTACGCCGGGAAGCTGCCGGACGCGTCCGTGCACTTCTTCTACGACCGGGACGCCGGGCCCGGCACCCGCACCGGCCTGGTCGACCTCGCCGGCATCGCCGTACCGGCCGGCACGCGCGCGTACCTGTGCGGTCCGCTGCCGTTCATGCGCGCGGTGCGCGCCCAGCTGATCGAGAAGGGCGTGGCCCCGGCCGGCATCCACTACGAGGTGTTCGGCCCGGACCTGTGGCCGGCGCAGGGCTAG